The proteins below are encoded in one region of Streptomyces roseirectus:
- a CDS encoding acyl-CoA dehydrogenase family protein — MVERIAEVDGSAGWVASFGAATVYLAGLPLETQAELYADGPDVVFAGGLFPVREVPRVEGGYRVSGRWRFASGCHGADVLGVGIRAAREGAGEVPGRPLTAVLRPAQVEIVENWDVVGLRGTGSHDLAVDGVTVPEEWTFVRGGPARVDEPLYRYPTVPYAAQVLAVVGLGVARAALDHVTADGSRPAWTGAPRPADRAAYRISLARAEAQLRSSRALFYETTDAVWATVVSGDPASREQASLLRLASAHLAQTASEVALAAYRLGGTDALAAGGVLERCLRDASAVPQHAFLQESVFEGAGAVLAGVEPFPGYV; from the coding sequence GTGGTCGAGAGGATTGCGGAGGTGGATGGGTCGGCCGGGTGGGTGGCCAGTTTCGGGGCGGCGACGGTTTATCTTGCGGGGCTGCCGTTGGAGACGCAGGCGGAGTTGTACGCGGACGGGCCGGATGTGGTGTTCGCGGGTGGGCTGTTCCCGGTGCGGGAGGTGCCGCGGGTCGAGGGCGGGTACCGGGTGTCGGGGCGTTGGAGGTTCGCGAGTGGATGTCATGGCGCGGATGTACTGGGTGTCGGGATCAGGGCGGCCCGGGAGGGTGCGGGCGAGGTTCCCGGGCGGCCTCTCACCGCCGTTCTGCGGCCCGCACAGGTCGAGATCGTCGAGAACTGGGACGTCGTCGGGCTGCGCGGCACGGGCAGTCACGATCTCGCGGTGGACGGTGTGACGGTGCCCGAGGAGTGGACGTTCGTGCGTGGCGGCCCCGCGCGGGTGGACGAGCCGCTGTACCGCTATCCGACGGTCCCGTACGCCGCGCAGGTCCTCGCGGTCGTGGGCCTCGGAGTGGCGCGCGCCGCACTGGACCACGTGACGGCGGACGGCTCGCGCCCGGCGTGGACGGGGGCGCCGAGGCCGGCCGACCGGGCGGCGTACCGGATCTCCCTCGCCCGCGCGGAGGCTCAACTCCGGTCCTCGCGGGCCTTGTTCTACGAGACGACGGACGCCGTGTGGGCGACGGTGGTGTCCGGTGATCCGGCGTCGAGGGAGCAGGCGAGCCTGTTGCGGCTGGCGTCGGCGCACCTCGCGCAGACGGCGTCCGAGGTGGCCCTCGCCGCGTACCGGCTGGGCGGCACGGACGCGCTCGCGGCGGGCGGCGTCCTGGAGCGGTGCCTGCGGGACGCGTCGGCCGTTCCCCAGCACGCCTTCCTCCAGGAGTCGGTGTTCGAGGGGGCGGGCGCGGTGCTGGCGGGTGTGGAGCCGTTTCCCGGGTACGTCTGA
- a CDS encoding SDR family oxidoreductase gives MTGRTHVVTGSASGIGAATRRILEARGDRVIGVDLRDADIVCDLSDEAGRAALPDAVRALAPDGVDALHAVAGSALPNSTTVRVNYFGALATLTRLRPLLARSAAPRAVAVASFAALMDEDPGLADALRADDEQRATARAGALAGTDAEALIYTTTKRVLTEWVRRQAVSDDWARAGIPLNAVAPGIVLTPMTAPLMATPEAHAALLEQVPSPLGGAAEPDSVAHLLVWLTSPENRHVTGQVIFSDSGAEATVRGPKLFG, from the coding sequence GTGACCGGCAGGACCCATGTCGTCACCGGCAGCGCCTCGGGCATCGGCGCCGCGACCCGGCGGATCCTGGAGGCGCGCGGCGACCGCGTCATCGGCGTCGACCTGCGCGACGCCGACATCGTCTGCGACCTGTCCGACGAGGCGGGCCGCGCCGCGTTACCCGACGCGGTGCGGGCGCTGGCCCCGGACGGCGTCGACGCGCTCCACGCCGTCGCGGGCTCGGCGCTGCCCAACTCCACGACCGTGCGCGTCAATTACTTCGGCGCCCTCGCCACCCTCACCCGGCTGCGCCCCCTGCTCGCCCGGTCGGCGGCACCCCGCGCCGTGGCCGTCGCCTCCTTCGCCGCGCTGATGGACGAGGACCCCGGGCTCGCCGACGCGCTGAGGGCGGACGACGAACAGCGTGCGACCGCCCGCGCCGGCGCACTGGCCGGCACCGACGCCGAGGCCCTGATCTACACCACGACGAAACGCGTCCTGACCGAGTGGGTCCGCCGGCAGGCGGTGTCGGACGACTGGGCCAGAGCCGGTATCCCCCTCAACGCGGTCGCCCCCGGCATCGTCCTCACCCCCATGACGGCCCCGCTCATGGCGACCCCCGAAGCCCACGCCGCCCTCCTCGAACAGGTCCCCTCGCCCCTCGGCGGCGCCGCCGAACCCGACAGCGTGGCCCACCTCCTGGTCTGGCTCACCAGCCCCGAGAACCGCCACGTCACCGGCCAGGTCATCTTCTCCGACAGCGGCGCGGAGGCGACCGTGCGGGGCCCGAAGCTCTTCGGCTGA
- a CDS encoding DsbA family oxidoreductase produces MRIDIWSDVVCPWCYIGKRRLETALARFEHADDVQVHWHSFQLDPAHPKGQRTPTFEVIGRKMGAPPAQVRAMTGQVTELAAAEGLSYDLEGAISVNTIDAHRVGHLAAERGLGDQMHERLLRAHLCEGELVDDADTLTRLAAEVGVPEEDTRKVLATDAYQDAVRQDFTDARRYGATGVPFFVVNRAYGISGAQPADTFLSALRTAHADLVSG; encoded by the coding sequence ATGCGCATCGACATCTGGAGCGACGTCGTCTGTCCCTGGTGCTACATCGGAAAGCGCCGCCTGGAGACGGCCCTGGCCCGCTTCGAGCACGCCGACGACGTCCAAGTCCACTGGCACAGCTTCCAGTTGGACCCCGCGCACCCGAAGGGGCAGCGCACGCCCACCTTCGAGGTCATCGGCCGCAAGATGGGTGCCCCGCCCGCGCAGGTCCGCGCGATGACCGGCCAGGTCACCGAACTCGCCGCCGCCGAGGGGCTGTCGTACGACCTGGAGGGCGCGATCTCCGTCAACACGATCGACGCGCACCGCGTCGGCCACCTCGCCGCCGAGCGGGGCCTCGGCGACCAGATGCACGAACGCCTCCTGCGCGCCCACCTCTGCGAGGGCGAACTCGTCGACGACGCCGACACGTTGACCCGGCTCGCGGCCGAGGTCGGCGTCCCCGAGGAGGACACCCGCAAGGTCCTCGCGACCGACGCCTACCAGGACGCCGTGCGGCAGGACTTCACCGACGCCCGCCGCTACGGCGCCACCGGCGTCCCCTTCTTCGTCGTCAACCGCGCCTACGGCATCTCCGGCGCCCAGCCCGCCGACACGTTCCTGTCCGCCCTGCGCACCGCCCACGCGGACCTCGTCAGCGGCTGA
- a CDS encoding TetR/AcrR family transcriptional regulator: protein MRADARRNAEKLRAAAAEVFREQGLDAPLKEIARRAGVSHGTLYNLFGTREALIDEVAVGFAGGRLEEAAEQALAHEDAWAGFVFYLETVCELQATEPAVGDVMSGRFPGAARLMAVCAHTQDTAARIIARAQEAGSLRSDFTREDLLFLFGSNALVARASRGTAPDAWRRGLALSLDGLRAEAAHPLPVSALSEEQHRVVLGRLVGAV, encoded by the coding sequence ATGCGCGCCGACGCACGACGCAACGCGGAGAAGCTGCGGGCAGCCGCCGCCGAGGTCTTCCGCGAGCAGGGGCTCGACGCGCCGCTCAAGGAGATCGCCCGGCGGGCCGGGGTGAGTCACGGCACGCTCTACAACCTCTTCGGCACGCGCGAGGCGCTGATCGACGAGGTCGCCGTCGGGTTCGCGGGCGGGCGGCTCGAAGAGGCCGCCGAACAGGCGCTGGCCCACGAGGACGCCTGGGCCGGGTTCGTGTTCTACCTGGAGACGGTCTGCGAGCTCCAGGCGACCGAGCCGGCCGTCGGGGACGTCATGTCCGGGCGCTTTCCGGGTGCGGCCCGGCTCATGGCGGTCTGTGCGCACACGCAGGACACAGCCGCGCGGATCATCGCGCGGGCCCAGGAGGCCGGTTCCCTGCGGTCCGACTTCACCCGCGAGGATCTGCTGTTCCTCTTCGGGTCCAACGCGCTGGTCGCCCGCGCGTCCCGGGGCACCGCGCCGGACGCCTGGCGGCGGGGGCTCGCGCTGTCCCTCGACGGGTTGCGTGCGGAGGCCGCGCATCCGTTGCCGGTGTCGGCACTGTCGGAGGAGCAGCATCGGGTGGTGTTGGGGCGGTTGGTGGGGGCGGTCTAG
- a CDS encoding tautomerase family protein has protein sequence MTVITVNTSRGRLSLEQRRTLAETLTDAVLVPEVGHFDPAARPGFQVRFVEHDTDMMAIGGRLVSDSGSGLDVMVIDVAVMDGDWPPAVRAEVIERLLAALTSACGLPAPSPAWWVNFRVIDEGSWGSGGGVTSILTLLASGVFTEEKAKAIRAAVGA, from the coding sequence GTGACCGTCATCACCGTCAACACGTCCCGTGGGCGTCTGTCCCTCGAACAGCGCCGTACCCTCGCCGAGACCCTTACGGACGCCGTTCTCGTCCCGGAGGTCGGGCACTTCGACCCCGCCGCGCGTCCCGGGTTCCAGGTCCGCTTCGTCGAGCACGACACGGACATGATGGCCATCGGGGGGCGTCTCGTCTCCGACTCCGGGTCCGGTCTCGACGTCATGGTCATCGACGTCGCCGTCATGGACGGGGACTGGCCCCCTGCGGTCCGCGCGGAGGTCATCGAACGCCTCCTCGCCGCCCTCACCTCGGCCTGCGGACTCCCCGCGCCCTCCCCGGCCTGGTGGGTCAACTTCCGCGTCATCGACGAGGGGAGCTGGGGGTCCGGCGGCGGGGTGACGTCGATCCTCACGCTGCTGGCGAGCGGGGTGTTCACGGAGGAGAAGGCGAAGGCGATCAGGGCGGCTGTCGGGGCGTGA
- a CDS encoding TetR/AcrR family transcriptional regulator: MAGSNTPSRDRIVAGAADLISRRGLNATSIRELAKHAKAPLGSTYHYFPEGKQQLATEAVRYAGTTVAGILRRELDAGPLPGLRAFLSLWRGIVLKSDYHAGCPVLAVSVEEPLTDELPPSLLAAAESFDTWQRLLSDSLRAHGADADRAEGVATLVVASVEGAIAMCRAKRSMEPLDLVAQQLETVIEGAVGERG, translated from the coding sequence GTGGCCGGATCGAACACGCCGTCGCGCGACCGCATCGTGGCAGGCGCCGCCGACCTCATCAGCCGGCGCGGGCTGAACGCCACGAGCATCCGTGAGCTGGCCAAGCACGCGAAGGCGCCGCTCGGTTCGACGTACCACTACTTCCCCGAGGGCAAGCAGCAGCTCGCCACCGAGGCGGTCCGTTACGCCGGCACGACCGTCGCCGGCATCCTCCGCCGCGAACTCGACGCCGGTCCCCTCCCCGGCCTCCGCGCCTTCCTCTCCCTCTGGCGCGGCATCGTCCTCAAGAGCGACTACCACGCCGGCTGCCCCGTCCTCGCGGTCTCCGTCGAGGAGCCCCTGACCGACGAACTGCCCCCCTCCCTCCTGGCCGCCGCCGAGTCCTTCGACACCTGGCAGCGCCTCCTCTCCGACTCCCTCCGCGCCCACGGCGCCGACGCCGACCGCGCGGAGGGCGTCGCGACCCTCGTCGTCGCCTCCGTCGAGGGCGCGATCGCGATGTGCCGGGCGAAACGGAGCATGGAGCCGCTGGATCTGGTGGCCCAGCAGTTGGAGACGGTGATCGAGGGGGCGGTGGGGGAGCGGGGTTGA
- a CDS encoding tautomerase family protein, whose translation MPMIRLTVPAGALTETGRASVQRDLAGVLLRWEGAPDTAFFRAQAWSYLTEVPEGAQVTAEDEAPRFLVEVTVPQGALSDRRKAGLVEEATRTVLAAAGLPHEAAPRVWVLVHEQPDGTWGAGGSVVRYADLVALAKEQRAGA comes from the coding sequence GTGCCCATGATCCGGCTCACCGTCCCCGCAGGCGCCCTGACCGAGACGGGCCGCGCGTCCGTCCAGCGCGACCTGGCCGGCGTCCTGCTGCGCTGGGAGGGCGCCCCCGACACCGCGTTCTTCCGGGCCCAGGCGTGGAGCTACCTGACCGAGGTGCCCGAGGGCGCGCAGGTCACCGCCGAGGACGAGGCACCCCGGTTCCTGGTCGAGGTGACCGTCCCGCAGGGCGCGTTGTCGGACCGGCGCAAAGCGGGCCTCGTCGAGGAGGCCACGCGGACGGTGCTCGCGGCGGCCGGGCTCCCCCACGAGGCGGCGCCCCGCGTGTGGGTGCTGGTGCACGAGCAGCCCGACGGCACCTGGGGCGCGGGCGGTTCCGTGGTCCGGTACGCCGACCTCGTCGCCCTCGCGAAGGAGCAGCGGGCCGGTGCGTGA
- a CDS encoding zinc-dependent alcohol dehydrogenase, protein MRELTYVARNRVEWREVPDPRLGSDAEAIVAPVAATSCDVDTAILAGHGFREPPFALGHECVARVVETGDAVTSVRPGDLVVVPWSINCGTCGPCSRGLTAHCDAVPHMAMYGAPIGGSWGGLFSDLVRVPWADAMLVPLPGDLDPVAMAAASDNWSLSWRLVAPHLKARPGARVLVVARGSIGLYVCDIARALGAGEVLYVDPHAGHRAIAREFGATTAETLEPVRHGFDIAVEATGRVDQLALAVTSLAPEGICESAGNHFRPGGLPLLDMYLTGVTLRIARDNVRGHIPDALALARSGRVDPRRVVSHVLEWERLPEALPEKHLKPVFVRTGV, encoded by the coding sequence GTGCGTGAACTGACCTACGTCGCCCGGAACCGCGTCGAGTGGCGCGAGGTACCTGATCCGAGGCTCGGCTCTGACGCGGAGGCGATCGTCGCGCCGGTCGCGGCGACCTCCTGCGACGTCGATACGGCGATCCTCGCCGGGCACGGCTTCAGAGAACCCCCCTTCGCGCTGGGCCACGAGTGCGTGGCCCGTGTCGTCGAGACCGGCGACGCGGTCACCTCCGTCCGCCCCGGTGATCTCGTCGTCGTCCCCTGGTCGATCAACTGCGGTACGTGCGGGCCCTGTTCGCGTGGGCTCACCGCGCACTGCGACGCCGTCCCGCACATGGCGATGTACGGCGCGCCGATCGGCGGGAGCTGGGGCGGGCTCTTCTCCGACCTGGTCCGGGTGCCGTGGGCGGACGCGATGCTGGTGCCGCTGCCCGGCGATCTCGACCCGGTCGCGATGGCGGCGGCGAGCGACAACTGGTCGCTGTCGTGGCGACTGGTGGCGCCGCACCTGAAGGCGAGGCCCGGCGCGCGGGTGCTGGTCGTCGCGCGCGGCAGCATCGGCCTGTACGTGTGCGACATCGCGCGTGCGCTGGGCGCCGGCGAGGTGCTGTACGTCGACCCGCACGCCGGACACCGGGCGATCGCGCGGGAGTTCGGGGCGACGACGGCCGAGACGCTGGAGCCGGTGCGGCACGGCTTCGACATCGCCGTCGAGGCGACGGGCCGGGTCGACCAGTTGGCGCTGGCGGTCACGTCCCTCGCCCCGGAGGGGATCTGCGAGTCGGCCGGCAACCACTTCCGCCCCGGCGGGCTGCCGCTGCTCGACATGTACCTCACGGGCGTCACCCTGCGCATCGCCCGCGACAACGTGCGCGGGCACATCCCGGACGCCCTCGCGCTCGCCCGCTCCGGCAGGGTGGACCCCCGCCGGGTCGTCTCCCACGTCCTGGAGTGGGAGCGACTGCCCGAGGCCCTGCCGGAGAAGCACCTCAAACCGGTGTTCGTCCGCACCGGCGTCTGA
- a CDS encoding PaaI family thioesterase: protein MNAPSSTAPELSLASRRAAVTALGRELRALTEAALATTAPPEALHDLADTLRDLTARLTEAAPRRPLGDVPDVDEFPGAVRMFSPVIGEGSPLAPPVRVTQGDGGVVGLCTLGVAHEGPPGYAHGGFSAMLLDELMGHACIAAGRPGMTTGLTTRYHRPVPLGTPLRIHARVTDTDGRKVHVSGTVSAAHDPDTALVSGEAVFVTLDPARARALFPQVRGD from the coding sequence ATGAACGCACCATCGAGCACCGCCCCCGAGCTGAGCCTCGCCTCCCGCCGGGCCGCCGTCACCGCTCTCGGCCGGGAACTCCGCGCCCTGACCGAGGCCGCCCTCGCCACCACCGCCCCGCCCGAGGCCCTTCACGACCTCGCGGACACCCTCCGCGACCTCACCGCCCGCCTCACCGAGGCCGCCCCGCGCCGCCCCTTGGGCGATGTCCCGGACGTCGACGAATTCCCGGGCGCCGTACGGATGTTCAGCCCTGTGATCGGCGAGGGCAGCCCGCTCGCCCCGCCGGTCCGGGTCACGCAGGGCGACGGCGGTGTCGTCGGGCTGTGCACGCTCGGCGTCGCCCACGAGGGCCCGCCCGGTTACGCGCACGGCGGGTTCAGCGCGATGCTGCTGGACGAGCTGATGGGGCACGCCTGCATCGCGGCGGGCAGGCCGGGCATGACGACCGGCCTCACCACCCGCTACCACCGGCCGGTCCCCCTCGGGACGCCGCTGCGGATCCACGCGCGCGTGACCGACACGGACGGCCGCAAGGTCCACGTCTCCGGCACGGTCAGCGCCGCGCACGACCCCGACACCGCCCTGGTCAGCGGCGAGGCGGTGTTCGTGACACTCGATCCCGCGCGGGCGCGGGCGCTGTTCCCGCAGGTGCGCGGCGACTGA
- a CDS encoding transglutaminase-like domain-containing protein: MFEYAEPGAHTALTDLTDLVGDLPSDPVAICAVAQGLVIQPGDAIAAGVPEARVPEKDIRPAAGMVAVLAALDPAPLHVPRAPAARVVGTCRHFATLACAFLRARGIPSRARCGFGTYFRAGYGLDHWIAEYHDGHRWVRVDVEHLGKGYVDRPEDLAPGEFLTGGEAWELCRQGLIDPRAYGVAGTESAWGPAEISGNAVRDLAALCKREMLPWDEWGRMTEAYEGRTGEEYDRLVDEVARACAEGEPGVLAELSAREELAVPRRLLGKGGPT, from the coding sequence ATGTTCGAATATGCCGAGCCGGGAGCCCATACAGCCCTCACCGACCTCACCGACCTCGTCGGGGACCTGCCCTCCGACCCCGTCGCGATCTGTGCCGTCGCCCAGGGGCTGGTGATCCAGCCCGGCGACGCGATCGCTGCCGGTGTGCCCGAGGCGCGGGTGCCGGAGAAGGACATTCGTCCGGCTGCTGGGATGGTGGCCGTCCTCGCCGCCCTCGATCCGGCGCCCCTGCACGTGCCTCGCGCGCCCGCCGCCCGCGTCGTCGGCACCTGCCGTCACTTCGCCACTCTCGCCTGCGCGTTCCTGCGTGCCCGGGGCATTCCCTCCCGGGCGCGCTGCGGCTTCGGGACGTACTTTCGGGCGGGGTACGGCCTCGATCACTGGATCGCCGAGTACCACGACGGCCACCGCTGGGTCCGTGTCGACGTCGAACACCTCGGCAAGGGCTATGTGGACCGCCCTGAGGACCTGGCGCCCGGAGAGTTCCTGACCGGCGGTGAGGCGTGGGAGCTTTGCCGGCAGGGGCTGATCGACCCGCGCGCGTACGGTGTCGCCGGCACCGAGTCCGCCTGGGGACCCGCCGAGATCAGCGGCAACGCCGTGCGGGACCTCGCCGCGCTGTGCAAGCGGGAGATGCTGCCGTGGGACGAGTGGGGGCGGATGACCGAGGCGTACGAGGGGCGGACCGGTGAGGAGTACGACCGGCTCGTGGACGAGGTCGCGCGGGCGTGCGCGGAGGGGGAGCCGGGGGTGCTCGCGGAGCTGTCCGCGCGGGAGGAACTGGCCGTGCCCCGGCGCCTGTTGGGGAAGGGGGGACCCACGTGA
- the arsM gene encoding arsenite methyltransferase: MSEQTIDLRETVRRRYAAAAVKVTEGGTACCGPEPVEVDENFGSTLYAADERAALPAEAVAASLGCGNPVSVAELREGERVLDLGSGGGIDVLLSARRVGPTGKAYGLDMTEEMLALALANAAKAGATNVEFLKGAVEAVPLPANTVDVVISNCVINLSTDKPAVFAETFRVLKPGGRIGVFDVVAEDSLTPEQRGERGDHVGCIAGALSFTEYQEGLRAAGFTDISITPTHAVADGMRSAVVRAVKPATAAVHSEAVESETDDARCGCRG; encoded by the coding sequence ATGAGCGAGCAGACCATCGACCTGCGCGAAACCGTCCGTCGGCGGTACGCCGCCGCAGCCGTGAAGGTCACCGAAGGCGGCACCGCCTGCTGCGGCCCCGAGCCCGTCGAGGTCGACGAGAACTTCGGCTCCACCCTGTACGCCGCCGACGAGCGCGCCGCCCTGCCGGCCGAGGCCGTCGCCGCGTCGCTCGGCTGCGGCAACCCCGTCTCCGTCGCCGAACTGCGCGAGGGTGAGCGCGTCCTGGATCTCGGCTCCGGTGGCGGCATCGACGTCCTGCTCTCCGCCCGCCGCGTCGGGCCGACCGGGAAGGCGTACGGGCTGGACATGACCGAGGAGATGCTCGCCCTGGCTCTCGCCAACGCGGCGAAGGCGGGCGCGACGAACGTCGAGTTCCTCAAGGGCGCCGTCGAAGCCGTCCCGCTGCCCGCGAACACCGTCGACGTCGTCATCTCCAACTGCGTGATCAACCTGTCCACGGACAAGCCCGCCGTCTTCGCCGAGACGTTCCGGGTGCTCAAGCCCGGCGGCCGGATCGGCGTCTTCGACGTCGTCGCCGAGGACTCCCTCACCCCCGAGCAGCGCGGCGAGCGCGGCGACCACGTCGGCTGCATCGCGGGTGCGCTGTCCTTCACGGAGTACCAGGAGGGCCTTCGGGCCGCGGGGTTCACCGACATCTCGATCACCCCGACGCACGCCGTCGCCGACGGCATGCGCTCTGCCGTCGTCCGCGCGGTCAAGCCGGCGACCGCAGCCGTCCACTCCGAGGCGGTGGAGTCGGAGACGGACGATGCCCGCTGCGGCTGCCGGGGCTGA
- a CDS encoding ArsR/SmtB family transcription factor: MSKQELEVIGQAAACCPGLSAEPLDEDRAADLAKVFKALGDPVRLRLMSMIASRGEDGEVCVCELTPAFDLSQPTISHHLKLLRQAGLIDCERRGTWVYYWALPGVLDELAAFLTTARPAGATA, encoded by the coding sequence ATGTCGAAACAAGAGCTTGAGGTCATCGGCCAGGCCGCCGCGTGCTGCCCGGGGCTGTCCGCCGAGCCGCTGGACGAGGACCGGGCCGCCGACCTGGCGAAGGTCTTCAAGGCCCTGGGCGACCCGGTCCGGCTGCGGCTGATGTCGATGATCGCCTCGCGCGGCGAGGACGGCGAGGTCTGCGTGTGCGAGCTGACCCCGGCCTTCGACCTGTCCCAGCCGACGATCTCCCATCACCTGAAGCTGCTGCGCCAGGCCGGCCTGATCGACTGCGAGCGCCGCGGCACCTGGGTCTACTACTGGGCCCTGCCCGGCGTCCTGGACGAGCTCGCCGCGTTCCTGACCACCGCGCGGCCCGCCGGGGCCACGGCGTGA
- a CDS encoding aquaporin: MSAPLGRRVAAEAIGTGLLVTVVVGSGIQATELSRDVGVQLLANSLATVFGLGVLILLLGPVSGAHFNPAVTLVAWFTGRRTPGGLVLRDVAAYVPAQIAGAIGGAVLADAMFAEPLVKFSTHDRSAGHLLLGEVIATAGLVLLVFGLARIDRAALAPAAVASYIGAAYWFTSSTSFANPAVTVGRAFTDTFAGIAPASVAPFIAAQLLGAALGLGIVTAVYGARPAPARPEAAVAPAQPELASS; this comes from the coding sequence GTGAGCGCGCCGCTCGGCCGCCGGGTTGCCGCCGAGGCGATCGGGACCGGGCTGCTGGTGACGGTGGTGGTCGGCTCCGGCATCCAGGCCACCGAGCTGTCGCGCGACGTCGGCGTGCAACTGCTCGCGAACTCCCTGGCCACCGTCTTCGGCCTGGGCGTGCTCATCCTGCTGCTCGGGCCGGTCTCCGGAGCGCACTTCAACCCTGCCGTGACCCTGGTCGCCTGGTTCACCGGCCGCCGTACCCCCGGCGGCCTCGTCCTGCGGGACGTCGCGGCGTACGTGCCCGCCCAGATCGCGGGAGCGATCGGCGGGGCGGTCCTCGCCGACGCGATGTTCGCCGAGCCGCTGGTGAAGTTCTCCACCCACGACCGGTCCGCCGGCCACCTTCTGCTGGGCGAGGTCATCGCCACGGCGGGGCTGGTCCTGCTGGTCTTCGGCCTGGCCCGGATCGACCGGGCCGCACTGGCCCCGGCCGCGGTGGCCTCCTACATCGGGGCCGCCTACTGGTTCACCTCCTCCACGTCGTTCGCGAACCCGGCGGTGACCGTCGGCCGGGCCTTCACCGACACCTTCGCCGGGATCGCGCCCGCCTCCGTCGCCCCGTTCATCGCCGCCCAACTGCTCGGCGCCGCGCTCGGACTCGGGATCGTGACCGCGGTCTACGGCGCCCGCCCGGCCCCGGCGCGGCCCGAGGCCGCCGTCGCGCCCGCACAACCCGAACTCGCCTCGTCCTGA
- a CDS encoding arsenate reductase ArsC: MSTPVSRPSVLFVCVHNAGRSQMAAAFLSHLAGDRVEVRSAGSAPADSVNPAVVEAMNEVGIDISAETPKILTSEAVQASDVVITMGCGDTCPVFPGKRYLDWRLDDPAGQGVDAVRPIRDAIETRVRTLISEGPWAAG, encoded by the coding sequence ATGAGCACTCCTGTTTCGCGCCCGTCGGTGCTGTTCGTCTGCGTCCACAACGCCGGACGCTCCCAGATGGCCGCCGCCTTCCTCAGCCACCTCGCGGGCGACCGCGTCGAGGTCCGCTCCGCCGGCTCCGCCCCCGCCGACAGCGTCAACCCGGCCGTCGTCGAGGCGATGAACGAGGTCGGCATCGACATCTCCGCCGAGACCCCGAAGATCCTCACGTCCGAGGCCGTCCAGGCGTCCGACGTCGTGATCACCATGGGGTGCGGCGACACCTGCCCCGTCTTCCCCGGCAAGCGCTACCTCGACTGGCGGCTCGACGACCCGGCCGGGCAGGGCGTCGACGCGGTGCGCCCCATCCGCGACGCGATCGAGACCCGCGTCCGCACACTGATCTCGGAGGGGCCTTGGGCGGCAGGGTGA
- a CDS encoding FAD-binding oxidoreductase — protein sequence METSYPRSAKTARGASTMRRTFSRASARRDSAFPAEFRGTVLRPADDGFDEARVVCNGRSSDGRPALIARCLDADDVVTVMRHASARDLPVAVRGGGHGAAMPDGALVVDLSGMREVSVAPVARTVRVQAGVRLGELDAPTQEHGPAVPAGTAATTGVARLTPGGGIGHLMRSSGATVDNLIGCDVVTVDGRRVRADAETNADLFWALRGGGGNFGVVTAFEYRAHPVGPVRRTDSSRSSPRWARPWSTRSGVRRGWRRTACSTRSSRTACAPPSSAATSPS from the coding sequence ATGGAGACCTCGTACCCCCGGTCGGCGAAGACCGCGCGGGGCGCCTCCACGATGCGCCGGACGTTCTCACGCGCGTCCGCGCGCCGGGACTCCGCCTTCCCCGCCGAGTTCCGCGGGACGGTCCTGCGTCCGGCCGACGACGGGTTCGACGAGGCCCGGGTCGTCTGCAACGGCCGCTCCTCGGACGGCCGTCCGGCGCTGATCGCCCGCTGTCTGGACGCCGACGACGTCGTCACGGTGATGCGCCACGCGTCCGCGCGCGATCTGCCCGTCGCCGTGCGCGGCGGGGGCCACGGCGCGGCGATGCCGGACGGCGCTCTCGTCGTCGACCTGTCCGGTATGCGCGAGGTCTCCGTGGCCCCTGTCGCCCGTACCGTGCGCGTGCAGGCGGGCGTGCGGCTGGGCGAGCTGGACGCGCCGACGCAGGAGCACGGGCCGGCCGTCCCGGCGGGCACGGCCGCCACGACCGGCGTGGCCAGGCTGACGCCGGGCGGTGGGATCGGGCACCTGATGCGGAGTTCCGGCGCGACGGTCGACAACCTGATCGGCTGTGACGTCGTCACCGTGGACGGCAGGCGCGTGCGCGCGGACGCGGAGACCAACGCCGACCTGTTCTGGGCGCTGCGGGGCGGCGGGGGCAACTTCGGGGTCGTCACGGCGTTCGAGTACCGGGCGCATCCGGTGGGCCCGGTGAGGCGGACGGACTCGTCGCGCAGTTCGCCGCGCTGGGCACGCCCGTGGTCGACACGGTCGGGCGTACGACGTGGCTGGCGACGAACAGCATGCTCGACCCGCTCATCGCGTACGGCCTGCGCACCGCCCAGCTCGGCGGCCACCTCACCGAGCTGA
- a CDS encoding BBE domain-containing protein, whose amino-acid sequence MLDPLIAYGLRTAQLGGHLTELTPEEGEAKHRRLREAKRVWDPRNLLRYDKNIAPADET is encoded by the coding sequence ATGCTCGACCCGCTCATCGCGTACGGCCTGCGCACCGCCCAGCTCGGCGGCCACCTCACCGAGCTGACGCCCGAAGAGGGCGAGGCGAAGCACCGCAGGCTGCGGGAGGCCAAGCGGGTCTGGGACCCCCGGAACCTGCTGCGGTACGACAAGAACATCGCGCCCGCGGACGAGACGTGA